Sequence from the Actinocatenispora sera genome:
CCACTGCGCCGGCCGAGGCGGCGGCCGGCGAGAACGGCCGGGACGAACGGCTGCGGGTCGACGGGACGGTACGCGAGGTGCCGGAGGAGGCGGGCTTCGCGCTGTACCGGATCGCCCAGGAGGCGTTGACGAACGCGGCGAGGCACGCCGCCGGGGCACCGGTACGGATGGTCCTCGCGTACGGCGCCGACCGGGTCGAGCTGACGATCCGGAACGACCCGCCCCCCGCCGGGTCGCCGGCGTCGCCGGCCGCCGCCGGCAGCGGGTACGGGCTGATCGGCATGCGGGAGCGGCTCGAACCGCTCGGCGGCACCCTGGAGGCGGGGCCGCGCGACGGCGGCTGGCAGGTGGCGGCGAGGATTCCGGTATGACCGAACCGGTGCGCATCGTGGTCGCCGACGATCAGACCGCGGTACGGGAAGGGCTCGCCACCATGCTCGACCTGCTGCCCGACGTGACCGTGGTGGCCACCGCGGCCGGTGGCGCCGAGGCGGTGGCCGCGGTCGCCGCGCACGCTCCCGACGTCGTCCTGATGGACCTGCACATGCCCGGGATGGACGGGGTCACCGCCACCCGGCAGATCGCGGCCGACCACCCGGACACCCGGGTGGTCGTGCTCACCACGTTCGCCGACGACCAGAGCATTCTCGCCGGGCTGCGCGCCGGCGCCATCGGCTACCTGACCAAGGAGGCCGGTCGGGACGAGATCGCCCGCGCGGTGCACGCCGCGGCAGCCGGCCAGGGCGTACTGGACGCCGACGTGCAGCGGCGGCTGGTGGCGGCGACCACCGCGGCGACACCGCCGGTACCGGCCGGGCCGGCGCTGCCCGACGGGCTGACTCCCCGCGAGGGCGAGGTGCTCGCGTTGATCGCCGCCGGGCTGACCAACCGGGAGATCGCCGCCGAGCTGTTCGTCAGCGAGGCGACCGTCAAGACGCACATCAACAACCTGTTCACCAAGGCGCGGTTGCGGGACCGCGCCCAAGCGGTCCGGTACGCCTACCAGCACGCCGTCGTCCTGCCCGACCGCTGACCGATCGCGCGGGTTGATCGTGGACCCGTGCCGCCCCGGCGCGTCGGTCACGGACCCGGGTGGGCGTGGCGGCGGCGTCACGCCGTACCGAGTCCCCTTCGGCAGGGGGTGGTCACGACCCCTGGACCGGTGGGGACGTGGTCACGATCCCTTTGACCGGCGGAGGTCAGGCGCCGGGAGCGCCGGGCGGGGGAGCGATCGGGCTCAGGTGGATGCCGGCGAGGCGCCATCGGCCATCGGGGCGGACCAGGATCTGGGTGACCCGGAACTTCCCGTCGCTGGGCCGCCCCTGGTACGCGGCGCGCTGGTCCTGGATGCCGATCGCGACGGCGCTGTCGCCGTAGTCGCGGACGGTGACGTCGTGCCAGTCCAGTTCGGTGGTGACGAACTGGCCGGACCGGTACCGGTCGAGCCACTGCTTCTTGTCGAGCAGGAAGCCCAGCGGGCCGACCAGGGTGAAGTCGTCGACGGCCAGCTCGTCGAGGGTGTCGGTGTCGCCCTGCACCTCTGCCGCGGCCCAGCGCCGGCCGAGTTCGGTGATGTCGGTGATGGACATGGTGTCCGCCTCTCGGGTCGGGTTCGATGGGCTAAACGTTAGACTTCTAACGATTAGCCGTCAAGCATTTCCCTCGAACCTGGGTTACGCTCTCGCCATGGGACCGCCTGCCCGGATGCCGATCGGCCTGGCCCTGGCCCGTTCGGCCAAGATCGTGAGCCGCGCCTTCGACGACGCGCTCGCCGCCGCCGGCGGCAGCCTGCCCAGCTGGTTGATCCTCATCTCGCTGAAGACCCGGGTACACGCCAACCAGCGCGAACTCGCCGCAGCGATCGGCATCCAGGGTGCGACGCTGACCCACCACCTGAACGCGATGGAGTCGGCCGGCCTGCTGCTGCGTCGGCGCGACCCGGCCAACCGCCGGGTGCACCAGGTGACGATGACCGACGAGGGCGAGCGGCTGTTCCACCGGCTGCGGCAGGCCGCCACCGAGTTCGACCGGCAGCTGCGCACCGGTCTCGACGACGGGGACCTCGACGCGCTCACCCGCACGCTCGGCACCCTCGCCGGCAACGTCGCGACCGATGCGACCGACGCCTTCCCGAACCCCACCGCCGCCCACTGACCGCGAGGCGAGTGGCAAGGCGGGCAGGGCGAGGCCGTGACCGGCGTAACGGCATCTCGTCGGCCGGCGAGCCGTAACCGGCGCGACC
This genomic interval carries:
- a CDS encoding response regulator, which produces MTEPVRIVVADDQTAVREGLATMLDLLPDVTVVATAAGGAEAVAAVAAHAPDVVLMDLHMPGMDGVTATRQIAADHPDTRVVVLTTFADDQSILAGLRAGAIGYLTKEAGRDEIARAVHAAAAGQGVLDADVQRRLVAATTAATPPVPAGPALPDGLTPREGEVLALIAAGLTNREIAAELFVSEATVKTHINNLFTKARLRDRAQAVRYAYQHAVVLPDR
- a CDS encoding nuclear transport factor 2 family protein, which produces MSITDITELGRRWAAAEVQGDTDTLDELAVDDFTLVGPLGFLLDKKQWLDRYRSGQFVTTELDWHDVTVRDYGDSAVAIGIQDQRAAYQGRPSDGKFRVTQILVRPDGRWRLAGIHLSPIAPPPGAPGA
- a CDS encoding MarR family winged helix-turn-helix transcriptional regulator, whose protein sequence is MGPPARMPIGLALARSAKIVSRAFDDALAAAGGSLPSWLILISLKTRVHANQRELAAAIGIQGATLTHHLNAMESAGLLLRRRDPANRRVHQVTMTDEGERLFHRLRQAATEFDRQLRTGLDDGDLDALTRTLGTLAGNVATDATDAFPNPTAAH